Proteins encoded by one window of Carettochelys insculpta isolate YL-2023 chromosome 10, ASM3395843v1, whole genome shotgun sequence:
- the SST gene encoding somatostatin codes for MLSCRLQCALALLSLALAVSSVSAAPSDPRLRQFLQKSLAAAAGKQELAKYFLAELLSEPSPADNEALEREDLPRGPEQDEVRLQLERSANPNPALAPRERKAGCKNFFWKTFTSC; via the exons ATGCTGTCCTGCCGTCTTCAGTGCGCCCTCGCCCTGCTGTCCCTCGCCTTGGCGGTGAGCAGCGTTTCCGCGGCGCCCTCGGACCCGCGGCTCCGGCAGTTCCTGCAGAAGTCACTGGCTGCGGCGGCGGGCAAACAG gAACTGGCCAAGTACTTCTTGGCAGAGCTGCTCTCAGAACCCAGCCCGGCGGACAATGAAGCTCTGGAGCGCGAGGACCTGCCCCGAGGGCCAGAGCAGGATGAAgtgaggctgcagctggagcgaTCGGCCAACCCCAACCCCGCCTTGGCGCCCCGAGAACGCAAAGCTGGCTGCAAGAATTTCTTCTGGAAAACCTTCACGTCCTGTTAG
- the BCL6 gene encoding B-cell lymphoma 6 protein — translation MASPADSCIQFTRHASDVLLNLNRLRSRDILTDVIIIVNRDQFRAHKTVLMACSGLFYSIFTDQLKCNLNVINLDPDINPEGFCILLDFMYTSRLNLRESNIMAVMATALYLQMEHVVDTCRRFVKSSEAEMVSAVKTPREEFLTGRMLTHPEMMAYRSREVCENNMPLRNTPLCDGRAFASSLYGGLSVSPISYTGYNPIAVNGFLLDDDLRETRLPLPDVSRANPFPKERALPCDSSRTIPIDYTRAITDVSASTCHTTIYSPKEAAAEEARSDMHYSVTAGPKPVAPSVRNNPYFACDKAAKEEERTSSEDEISQHFESTNTQMNRKGLVSPQSPQKSDCQPNSPTESSSSKNARIAQSSGSLGTKSPTDPKACNWKKYKFIVLNNLNQSTKQDSADQNEAGTLSPRSYMSSSACQQSMEPENLDVQSPTKLSVNGEDSTIPQASRLNNIVNRSLDGSPRSSEVQSPLYLHSSKCSSCSSQSPQHSEMCLHTPGSAFGEEMGETHSEYSDSSCENGAFFCNECDCRFSEEASLKRHSLQAHSDKPYKCDRCQASFRYKGNLASHKTVHTGEKPYRCTICGAQFNRPANLKTHTRIHSGEKPYKCETCGARFVQVAHLRAHVLIHTGEKPYPCEICGTRFRHLQTLKSHLRIHTGEKPYHCEKCNLHFRHKSQLRLHLRQKHGAITNTKVQYRVSTAELPPEMPKAC, via the exons ATGGCCTCTCCGGCAGACAGTTGCATCCAGTTCACCCGCCATGCCAGTGATGTCCTGCTCAATCTCAACCGCCTTCGGAGCCGGGATATCCTCACTGACGTCATTATCATCGTGAACCGGGACCAGTTCAGAGCCCACAAAACTGTCCTCATGGCCTGCAG CGGCCTCTTCTACAGCATCTTCACCGACCAGCTAAAGTGCAATCTGAATGTCATCAATCTGGACCCGGACATCAATCCCGAGGGATTCTGTATCCTGCTGGACTTCATGTACACCTCCCGCCTCAACCTGAGGGAAAGCAACATCATGGCCGTCATGGCCACTGCACTCTACCTGCAGATGGAGCATGTTGTTGATACTTGCCGAAGGTTTGTCAAGTCTAG TGAAGCTGAGATGGTCTCTGCAGTGAAGACGCCGAGGGAAGAGTTCTTGACGGGTCGGATGCTGACTCACCCAGAGATGATGGCTTACAGGAGCCGGGAAGTCTGTGAGAACAACATGCCGCTCCGCAATACGCCACTCTGTGATGGGAGGGCCTTTGCCTCCAGTTTGTACGGTGGCCTGTCTGTATCGCCCATTTCCTACACTGGATACAACCCCATTGCAGTCAACGGCTTCCTCTTGGACGATGACCTGCGGGAGACCAGGCTGCCCCTGCCAGATGTCTCGAGGGCCAACCCTTTCCCCAAGGAGAGAGCGCTGCCGTGTGACAGCTCCAGGACAATCCCTATAGACTACACCCGAGCCATCACCGATGTTTCCGCCAGCACGTGCCACACCACCATCTACTCTCCAAAAGAGGCTGCTGCTGAAGAGGCCAGAAGCGACATGCACTACAGCGTCACTGCTGGCCCTAAGCCCGTTGCACCTTCTGTCCGAAACAATCCCTATTTCGCCTGTGACAAAGCAGCCAAAGAAGAAGAGCGGACCTCTTCAGAAGATGAGATAAGCCAGCACTTCGAATCAACCAACACACAAATGAACCGAAAGGGCCTCGTcagcccccagagcccacagaagTCCGACTGCCAACCCAACTCGCCAACCGAGTCCAGCAGCAGCAAAAATGCCCGCATCGCTCAAAGCTCGGGCTCTCTGGGTACCAAGAGCCCCACCGACCCCAAAGCCTGCAACTGGAAGAAGTACAAGTTCATTGTCCTCAACAACCTCAACCAGAGCACCAAGCAGGACAGCGCCGACCAGAACGAAGCGGGAACCCTCTCCCCTCGCTCCTACATGTCTTCGTCAGCTTGTCAGCAGTCCATGGAACCGGAGAATCTAGATGTCCAGTCCCCAACCAAGCTGAGCGTGAATGGGGAAGACTCGACAATCCCACAAGCCAGCAGGCTCAACAACATCGTGAACAG ATCCCTGGATGGGTCCCCTCGGAGCAGCGAGGTGCAGTCCCCTCTCTACCTGCATTCATCCAAATGCAGCTCCTGCAGTTCCCAGTCACCCCAGCATTCTGAGATGTGCCTTCACACCCCTGGCTCGGCCTTCGGGGAGGAAATGGGTGAAACCCACTCCGAATACTCCGACTCCAGTTGTG AAAACGGCGCCTTCTTCTGCAACGAGTGTGACTGCCGGTTCTCTGAGGAGGCTTCTCTCAAGAGACACTCCCTGCAGGCGCACAGCGATAAGCCCTACAAGTGCGACCGGTGCCAGGCCTCCTTCCGCTACAAGGGAAACCTAGCCAGCCACAAAACCGTTCACACAG GTGAGAAGCCATATCGTTGCACGATCTGCGGAGCACAGTTCAACCGGCCGGCCAACCTGAAGACCCACACACGCATCCACTCGGGAGAGAAGCCCTACAAGTGCGAGACCTGCGGGGCCAGATTTGTCCAG GTTGCCCATCTCCGAGCTCATGTGCTAATCCACACTGGCGAAAAACCCtacccctgtgaaatctgtggcACGCGCTTCCGGCACCTGCAGACGCTCAAAAGTCACCTtcgaatccacacaggagagaaaccttaCCAT TGTGAGAAGTGCAACCTGCATTTCCGCCACAAAAGCCAACTGCGGCTCCACCTCCGGCAGAAACATGGCGCCATCACCAACACCAAGGTGCAGTACCGTGTCTCCacagcagagctgccaccagagaTGCCCAAGGCGTGCTGA